Proteins encoded in a region of the Fimbriimonadia bacterium genome:
- a CDS encoding DPP IV N-terminal domain-containing protein: MTVSRISAGLLLLALAYLPVSGQDAMREAYERAERFASPEMGRLVRGASVQPHWLGDGPRFWYLNQFGDEREFILVDPEKGERKPAFDHARLAAALSEATGTKHDPKRLPFSSIILERYAEEYGTEVTFRAGSQWWKCHLGSYACRAVEAPRSTPAREQPPRRGALQPRRPDVSPDGKMRVEVREHNLYLRELPDGPETPLTTDGVAENRYGEVRWSPDSRYVVALRTQPGEILPMYAVESTPPDSFRPKLRQYGYALPGDKLDVHEMWVFDAQTKKGVRVDTDPIDSGGMPVLRWKADGKRFTYEQPYRAFRRERVVEVDASTGKARAIIDETTNTFVYPPVRFIHYLDATNEILWTSQRDGWNHIYLFDAETGEVKSRVTSGEWVVRRIDKVDEQSRQILFAASGREPNRDPYLLHYYRVNFDGTGLLCLTPGNGDHTIRFSPDGKYYIDTYSRVDMPPITELRRTSDGSLVCVLEKADASALLATGWQMPEPFVAKGRDGKTDIWGVIFRPSNFDPTRKYPVIEDIYAGPQSSFVPKSFSAQRGMQGLAELGFIVVKIDGMGTANRSKAFHDVAYKNLGDSGFPDRILWMKAAAEKYPYMDLTRVGIYGSSAGGYNAARALIAHPEFYKVAVAMSGNHDHRTDKVWWNELWMGYPVGPHYAEQSNVDQAAKLQGKLLLVHGELDDNVNPSAATMRFADALIKANKDFDMLIVPGAGHGFGPYVTRRMWDYFTRHLLGVEPPHEYVMKGPADSSCDIVIRNLLDKPVTVYWVEGSGSLRKYHDLAPGQEVRQHSYVGHEWEAHVNGRAVSWYTVSASTPEWDIAPGG, translated from the coding sequence ATGACGGTATCGAGAATTTCTGCTGGGCTACTGCTTCTCGCTCTCGCTTACCTTCCCGTGTCGGGGCAGGATGCCATGCGCGAGGCCTACGAGCGGGCCGAGCGGTTCGCCTCGCCCGAGATGGGCAGGCTGGTTCGCGGGGCCTCCGTGCAGCCGCACTGGCTCGGCGACGGGCCGCGCTTCTGGTATCTCAACCAGTTCGGCGACGAGCGCGAGTTCATATTGGTGGACCCGGAGAAGGGCGAACGCAAGCCCGCCTTCGACCACGCGCGGCTGGCTGCGGCTCTGAGCGAAGCCACGGGCACCAAGCACGACCCGAAGAGGCTCCCCTTCTCCTCCATCATTCTGGAGCGCTACGCCGAGGAATACGGCACCGAGGTGACGTTCCGGGCAGGTTCGCAGTGGTGGAAGTGCCACCTCGGTTCCTATGCGTGCAGGGCCGTAGAGGCGCCTCGCAGCACGCCCGCGCGGGAGCAGCCACCGCGTCGAGGCGCGCTCCAGCCGAGGCGACCCGACGTGTCCCCGGACGGGAAGATGCGGGTGGAGGTGCGCGAGCACAACCTCTATCTGCGCGAGCTGCCCGACGGCCCGGAGACACCGCTGACCACCGACGGCGTGGCCGAGAACCGCTACGGAGAGGTTCGCTGGTCACCAGACTCGAGATACGTGGTAGCGCTTCGCACCCAACCTGGAGAGATCCTGCCCATGTACGCTGTCGAGTCCACACCGCCCGACTCGTTCCGCCCCAAGCTGCGCCAATACGGCTACGCGCTGCCGGGCGACAAGCTGGACGTGCACGAGATGTGGGTGTTCGACGCGCAAACAAAGAAAGGCGTGAGGGTGGACACCGACCCGATCGATTCAGGTGGCATGCCGGTGCTGCGATGGAAGGCTGACGGGAAGCGCTTCACCTACGAGCAGCCGTATCGGGCATTCCGCCGCGAGCGCGTGGTAGAAGTGGATGCGAGCACGGGCAAAGCACGTGCCATCATAGACGAGACCACCAATACCTTCGTATACCCACCGGTACGATTTATCCACTACCTGGACGCCACCAACGAGATTCTGTGGACGTCACAGAGGGACGGGTGGAACCACATCTACTTGTTCGATGCCGAGACCGGTGAGGTGAAGTCGCGCGTCACATCCGGCGAGTGGGTAGTCCGGCGAATCGATAAGGTGGACGAACAGTCAAGGCAGATCCTGTTCGCGGCGAGTGGACGAGAGCCGAACCGGGACCCTTATCTTCTTCACTACTACCGTGTGAACTTCGACGGTACGGGGCTGCTATGCCTGACGCCGGGAAACGGCGATCACACCATACGCTTTTCTCCCGACGGCAAGTACTACATAGATACCTACTCCCGCGTAGACATGCCCCCCATCACGGAGCTGCGCCGAACCTCCGATGGATCCCTGGTGTGCGTGCTGGAGAAAGCGGACGCCTCGGCATTGCTTGCCACCGGATGGCAGATGCCGGAACCGTTCGTAGCGAAGGGACGCGACGGCAAGACCGACATCTGGGGCGTCATATTTCGGCCATCCAACTTCGACCCGACACGCAAATACCCGGTGATCGAGGACATCTATGCGGGACCGCAGAGCTCGTTCGTGCCGAAATCCTTCAGCGCCCAACGTGGGATGCAAGGGTTGGCGGAGCTGGGGTTCATCGTGGTGAAGATTGATGGCATGGGTACGGCGAACCGCTCCAAGGCCTTTCACGACGTAGCCTACAAGAACTTGGGTGACAGCGGCTTCCCGGATCGCATCCTTTGGATGAAGGCGGCCGCTGAGAAGTACCCCTACATGGACCTGACACGTGTCGGTATCTATGGGTCGTCCGCCGGAGGCTATAACGCCGCGCGGGCCCTGATTGCACACCCCGAGTTCTATAAGGTGGCCGTGGCCATGTCCGGCAATCACGATCATAGGACCGACAAGGTGTGGTGGAACGAGCTCTGGATGGGGTACCCGGTCGGTCCGCACTACGCGGAGCAGTCCAACGTGGATCAGGCGGCGAAGCTGCAGGGCAAGCTGTTGTTAGTGCACGGAGAGCTGGACGATAACGTCAACCCTTCGGCTGCCACCATGCGATTCGCGGATGCACTGATCAAGGCGAACAAGGACTTCGACATGCTGATCGTGCCAGGTGCGGGCCATGGCTTCGGACCCTACGTGACACGTCGCATGTGGGACTATTTCACGCGACACCTGTTAGGTGTGGAGCCGCCACACGAGTATGTGATGAAAGGCCCGGCCGACAGCTCGTGCGACATCGTGATACGCAACCTGCTGGACAAACCGGTCACGGTGTATTGGGTGG
- a CDS encoding leucine--tRNA ligase → MAEADERYDPKSIEPKWQSRWEDADIFRTTEDPGKPKAYGLDFFPYPSGAGISVGHCRNYIPTDVYCRLMRMAGHNVLHPMGWDAFGLPAENEAIQKRSHPKKTVPQYIATYKRQMKLIGIGYDWSREINSSDPSYYRWTQWCFNVLFRRGLAYRSFAPANWCPSCRTVLANEEVQGGLCWRCGSPAEKKQLPQWFFKITDYADRLLYDLDDLDWPEGIKMMQRNWIGRSEGVEFQMEVAGTGKSFRAFTTRIDTIFGVTFCVFAPEHPLVAEVTAPECRAAVEEYVRQAQHVSEMDRMAAERERTGVFTGAYAINPVNGEHVPIWVADYVLMGYGTGAIMAVPGHDERDFDFARKYGLEIRRVICPPGKNPNDPITEAEPADGVMVNSGDFTGLPSDEGKERLAEWFESRGLGERKVNYRLRDWLISRQRYWGAPIPIVHCTSCGEVAVPDEQLPVLLPDVENYEPSGTGESPLAAIPEFVDTSCPRCGRGAKRETDTMGGFACSSWYFLRFADPHNQERAWDPEKVAYWLPVDCYVGGAEHAVMHLLYARFWTKVFYDAGLVPFQEPFERLVNQGMVLAQTPYRRPREGERLRVGEEGILISRPEAERLPSDQVIWKWEKMSKSKGNVVTPEEVVDEYGADALRVYELFVAPFDMNVQWSTEGIVGANRFLGRVWRLFWQARPLFIREWRDLLGDEFDDRSRELRRKTHTTIKRVCDDIRDFRFNTAVAAMMEWLNAIADFVQVGTPERQHRVALSEAVEAFMRLLSPIAPHIADELWERYGFTGFLFLDQLPVYDEAVAAADEVTIAVQVNGKLRATLSAPASASNSDLEQLALGHPKVTPHLAGVTVRKVIVVPGRLVNIVAN, encoded by the coding sequence ATGGCCGAAGCAGACGAACGATACGACCCGAAGAGCATCGAACCGAAGTGGCAGTCCCGGTGGGAAGATGCCGATATCTTCCGAACCACGGAAGATCCTGGCAAGCCGAAGGCATACGGTCTCGACTTCTTTCCCTACCCCAGCGGGGCGGGAATCTCTGTGGGGCACTGTCGGAACTACATCCCGACCGACGTGTACTGCCGTCTGATGCGAATGGCAGGCCACAACGTACTGCACCCCATGGGTTGGGATGCCTTCGGCCTACCTGCCGAAAACGAAGCCATTCAGAAGCGGAGCCACCCGAAAAAGACCGTTCCGCAGTACATCGCCACCTACAAGCGGCAGATGAAGCTGATCGGCATCGGCTACGACTGGTCGCGCGAAATCAATTCCAGCGACCCGAGCTATTACAGGTGGACGCAGTGGTGCTTCAACGTGCTCTTTCGACGCGGCCTCGCGTATCGCTCGTTCGCTCCGGCAAACTGGTGCCCCTCCTGCCGCACGGTGTTAGCGAACGAAGAGGTCCAAGGCGGCTTGTGCTGGCGCTGTGGCTCGCCTGCAGAGAAGAAGCAGTTACCGCAGTGGTTCTTCAAGATAACCGACTACGCGGACCGCCTGCTATATGACCTCGACGACCTCGATTGGCCAGAAGGCATCAAGATGATGCAACGCAACTGGATCGGGCGCAGCGAGGGCGTGGAGTTCCAGATGGAGGTGGCAGGCACGGGTAAGTCGTTCCGCGCCTTTACCACACGCATTGACACGATCTTCGGTGTTACCTTCTGTGTGTTTGCACCGGAGCACCCATTGGTTGCCGAGGTGACAGCGCCCGAGTGTCGGGCGGCGGTCGAGGAGTACGTGCGACAGGCACAGCATGTAAGCGAGATGGACCGCATGGCAGCGGAGCGCGAACGCACCGGAGTGTTCACCGGCGCCTATGCAATCAACCCCGTCAATGGGGAGCACGTTCCCATCTGGGTGGCGGACTACGTGCTAATGGGCTACGGCACGGGTGCGATCATGGCGGTGCCGGGACATGACGAAAGGGATTTCGACTTCGCACGAAAGTATGGGCTGGAGATACGACGTGTCATCTGCCCGCCGGGCAAGAACCCGAATGATCCTATCACAGAGGCCGAGCCTGCCGATGGAGTGATGGTGAACTCCGGGGACTTCACCGGGCTACCATCGGACGAAGGCAAGGAGCGATTGGCAGAGTGGTTCGAGTCGCGCGGTTTGGGCGAGCGAAAGGTGAACTATCGCCTTCGGGACTGGTTGATCTCTCGCCAGCGTTATTGGGGTGCGCCTATCCCCATCGTTCACTGCACTTCTTGCGGCGAGGTGGCCGTGCCAGACGAGCAGCTGCCCGTGCTACTACCCGATGTCGAGAACTACGAGCCCTCGGGAACTGGCGAGTCCCCACTGGCAGCGATTCCGGAGTTCGTGGACACGTCCTGTCCTCGATGCGGAAGGGGTGCGAAGAGGGAAACGGACACCATGGGTGGTTTCGCCTGCTCCAGTTGGTATTTCCTGCGGTTCGCGGATCCACACAATCAGGAAAGAGCGTGGGACCCCGAAAAGGTAGCTTACTGGCTCCCCGTGGATTGTTACGTGGGTGGCGCCGAACACGCCGTCATGCACCTGCTGTATGCGCGATTCTGGACCAAGGTGTTCTACGACGCAGGTCTGGTGCCGTTCCAGGAGCCTTTCGAGCGACTCGTCAATCAAGGCATGGTTCTCGCGCAGACCCCTTATCGCCGTCCGCGCGAGGGCGAGCGCCTGCGAGTGGGCGAAGAAGGCATCTTGATCTCGCGCCCCGAGGCCGAGAGGCTTCCCTCCGATCAGGTGATCTGGAAGTGGGAGAAGATGTCTAAGTCGAAAGGCAACGTGGTGACTCCGGAGGAAGTCGTAGACGAGTACGGCGCAGACGCCTTGCGTGTCTACGAGCTGTTCGTCGCCCCGTTCGACATGAACGTGCAGTGGTCCACCGAAGGGATCGTCGGTGCTAACAGGTTCCTCGGCCGGGTCTGGCGGCTGTTCTGGCAGGCTCGCCCGCTCTTCATCCGTGAGTGGCGTGATCTGCTGGGAGACGAGTTCGACGATCGCTCCAGAGAGTTGCGACGGAAGACACACACTACCATCAAGCGCGTGTGCGACGATATCCGGGACTTTCGGTTCAACACGGCAGTCGCGGCGATGATGGAGTGGCTGAACGCCATCGCAGACTTCGTTCAGGTGGGCACCCCAGAGAGACAGCACCGAGTTGCGCTCAGCGAGGCGGTGGAGGCCTTCATGCGCCTGCTCTCACCCATCGCACCACACATCGCGGACGAGCTGTGGGAGCGGTATGGCTTTACGGGCTTTCTCTTTCTCGACCAACTGCCTGTCTATGATGAGGCCGTGGCAGCCGCGGACGAGGTGACCATCGCCGTGCAAGTGAACGGTAAGCTGCGCGCGACGCTCTCGGCGCCTGCATCGGCATCGAACTCAGACCTCGAGCAGCTCGCGCTCGGTCATCCCAAGGTGACACCCCACCTAGCCGGCGTCACCGTTCGCAAAGTGATCGTCGTCCCCGGCAGACTGGTCAACATCGTGGCAAACTAG
- a CDS encoding zinc-dependent metalloprotease: MRVLLGSRLGIVAAAIFMLFALLGYGQDKVTLAVKADEGREARYSTKMTIELEVAGQKLSIESTQVQKVKFTKVAPNGEITMERTVESREIKMMGQTMPDEDRDDEADTVIVRPNGTLVSYKAAKDEGEEAKFAVRLFAAGNPVFPDKPVGVGDKWTHEFKADAATGQEAAIAEFEVLGFETVQGVETVKIKMVYRETSSSPAITATNTFWVEKSSGDAVVGEFEAQNIRFGDAPEGALATVKGRTERTSGSPLAADEGKTTSEPKKEKNIDETVKDYEKLDGLFPLYRKREAGRTTLYMEIREDQLDKLVMLQATASTGTADQVVAGDPINDLIFKFVRMDEDRIVLLTPNIAFRADESSPIAKAVKRSFADAYLEAYKIEAKQEDRKSVLINVSDLFRGDIAGISQLFSGGGLSIPGLGGGGGGYSMDRDKTYIATLKNFPDNLYVETMYHFTRSGSGGGGLASLLSSSTLADPRSIPFKVNYNLFMLPDSGYVPRLFDPRVGYFYTSYQDFTKDRQLDQQVNLIFRWRLEKQDPGAPLSPPKKPIEFWLDNAIPLEYRDAVRDGILSWNRAFEKAGFKDAIVVHQMPDDADRDHADMRYNTIRWVASPDAGYAVALFRVNPITGEILNANITVDANMTRFMNVERERIVEPANYFEDNHGDHLDAHGPFRCSMGQQMMKQARFGLMALNMLSLFNPAVDEQEYIKAVIASTVCHEMGHILGLRHNFAGSTELTLEQLKDAGTVSRYGTSASIMDYIPFNVSALKQPNTPYWHWWPGTYDEWAIVYGYTDFGAKTPEAEKPQLQRIASQCNAPGHAYQSDEAADNIDPRVGRFDLGKEPLDYYARMMQVSRYMLFNLDKRSPKKGQSFYEFTRDFSFLLGTYAQAAAGASRYIGGLSRNNNFRGDPGEQPTIAPVPGALQKQALDLLNTYVFAENAFAFPKHYYTRFAPNPNADLLSSFMSGSDDYPIRDRFASIQSSALRRIFGTNTLRRIANTEFKVGGGSDVLTMATLFQSVTAKVWSELGSGSEIAPLRRQLQRTHLDILLDLFLDSGGTAPPDARLLAGHHLRALRERISAAEKTAKGEYAPIHLAECRMRIDRALNAQQVIGLPAPSRTPSLLEQLLGGSSSDRR; the protein is encoded by the coding sequence ATGAGAGTTTTGCTCGGTAGTAGGCTCGGCATCGTGGCCGCTGCCATCTTCATGCTGTTTGCGCTCCTCGGCTATGGCCAGGACAAGGTAACGCTGGCCGTCAAGGCCGACGAAGGGCGCGAGGCACGCTATTCCACCAAGATGACCATCGAGCTGGAGGTCGCTGGGCAGAAGCTCAGCATCGAAAGCACGCAGGTCCAGAAAGTCAAGTTCACCAAGGTCGCTCCGAACGGCGAGATCACCATGGAACGCACGGTCGAGTCCCGCGAGATCAAGATGATGGGCCAGACCATGCCGGACGAAGACAGGGATGACGAAGCGGACACCGTCATTGTCCGCCCGAACGGCACACTGGTGAGCTATAAGGCTGCCAAGGACGAAGGCGAAGAGGCCAAGTTCGCCGTTCGGCTCTTCGCCGCAGGCAACCCGGTCTTCCCGGATAAACCGGTGGGTGTAGGCGACAAGTGGACGCACGAGTTCAAGGCGGACGCTGCCACCGGTCAAGAAGCTGCGATTGCGGAGTTCGAGGTGCTGGGATTCGAGACCGTGCAGGGAGTGGAAACGGTCAAGATCAAAATGGTGTATCGCGAGACGTCCAGCTCTCCTGCCATCACTGCCACTAACACGTTTTGGGTCGAGAAGTCGTCGGGCGATGCCGTGGTAGGAGAGTTCGAGGCACAGAACATCCGCTTCGGGGACGCCCCCGAAGGTGCACTTGCCACCGTGAAGGGCCGCACGGAGCGGACGAGCGGAAGCCCGCTCGCGGCCGACGAAGGCAAGACCACCTCGGAGCCCAAGAAGGAAAAGAACATAGACGAGACCGTAAAGGACTATGAGAAGCTGGACGGTCTCTTCCCCCTGTACCGCAAGCGCGAGGCGGGGCGAACCACGCTGTATATGGAAATTCGCGAGGACCAGCTAGACAAGCTGGTGATGCTGCAGGCCACTGCGAGCACGGGAACTGCTGACCAGGTGGTTGCAGGCGACCCGATCAACGACCTGATCTTCAAGTTCGTCCGCATGGACGAAGACCGCATCGTGCTGCTTACGCCGAACATCGCCTTTCGAGCGGATGAGAGTTCTCCCATTGCGAAAGCTGTCAAGCGCTCGTTTGCCGATGCATATCTCGAGGCGTACAAGATCGAGGCCAAGCAGGAAGACCGAAAGAGCGTGCTGATCAACGTCAGCGACCTATTCCGAGGTGACATCGCAGGCATCAGCCAGCTCTTTTCCGGCGGTGGATTGTCCATACCGGGTCTCGGCGGTGGCGGTGGCGGGTACTCGATGGATCGTGACAAGACGTACATCGCTACGCTGAAGAACTTCCCGGACAACCTGTACGTGGAAACCATGTACCACTTCACCAGGAGTGGTAGTGGTGGGGGCGGACTTGCTTCGCTGCTCTCCAGCTCCACCTTGGCCGATCCACGCAGCATCCCGTTCAAGGTGAACTACAACCTGTTCATGCTGCCGGACAGCGGCTACGTGCCGCGGCTCTTCGACCCGCGCGTCGGTTACTTCTACACCAGCTATCAGGATTTCACCAAGGATCGACAGCTGGACCAGCAGGTAAACCTCATCTTCCGGTGGCGGCTGGAGAAGCAGGACCCGGGCGCGCCGCTATCGCCCCCGAAGAAGCCCATCGAGTTCTGGTTGGACAATGCCATCCCGCTCGAGTATCGCGACGCGGTGCGTGACGGCATTCTCTCATGGAACCGGGCCTTCGAGAAGGCAGGCTTCAAGGACGCTATCGTCGTGCACCAGATGCCGGACGACGCGGACCGTGACCACGCGGACATGCGATACAACACGATCCGGTGGGTGGCTTCGCCAGATGCAGGATACGCAGTTGCTCTGTTCCGTGTGAACCCTATCACGGGAGAGATCCTCAACGCGAACATCACCGTGGATGCGAACATGACACGGTTCATGAACGTGGAGCGTGAGCGCATCGTCGAGCCTGCGAACTACTTCGAGGACAACCATGGCGACCACCTCGATGCCCATGGACCCTTCCGGTGCAGCATGGGTCAGCAGATGATGAAGCAGGCCCGCTTCGGCTTGATGGCTCTCAACATGCTGTCGCTGTTCAACCCTGCTGTAGACGAGCAGGAGTACATCAAGGCGGTCATCGCCTCCACCGTGTGCCACGAGATGGGTCACATCCTGGGTCTACGCCATAACTTCGCAGGCAGCACCGAGCTGACCCTGGAGCAGTTGAAGGATGCGGGTACGGTGTCACGGTACGGCACGTCGGCCTCCATCATGGACTACATCCCGTTCAACGTCTCCGCGCTAAAGCAGCCGAATACCCCATACTGGCACTGGTGGCCCGGTACCTATGACGAGTGGGCTATCGTCTACGGATACACGGACTTCGGCGCGAAGACGCCGGAGGCAGAAAAGCCGCAGTTGCAGCGTATCGCCTCGCAGTGCAATGCACCCGGACACGCGTACCAGTCGGACGAAGCAGCGGACAACATTGACCCCAGAGTCGGCAGGTTCGATCTGGGCAAGGAGCCGCTCGACTACTACGCTCGCATGATGCAGGTGTCCCGCTACATGCTCTTCAATCTGGACAAGCGCTCGCCGAAGAAGGGTCAGAGCTTCTATGAGTTTACTCGCGACTTCAGCTTCCTGCTAGGTACTTATGCGCAGGCAGCGGCGGGAGCATCTCGCTACATCGGCGGGTTGTCTCGAAACAACAACTTCCGCGGCGACCCGGGCGAGCAGCCGACCATCGCGCCGGTGCCGGGAGCCTTGCAGAAGCAGGCATTGGATCTGCTGAACACCTATGTGTTCGCTGAGAACGCATTCGCCTTTCCCAAGCATTACTACACTCGCTTCGCGCCGAATCCGAACGCCGACCTCCTCAGCTCGTTCATGAGCGGTTCGGACGACTACCCGATTCGCGACCGCTTCGCGAGTATCCAGAGCTCTGCGCTACGCCGGATCTTCGGCACGAACACGCTGCGCCGCATCGCTAACACAGAGTTCAAAGTGGGTGGTGGCTCGGATGTGCTGACGATGGCGACCCTGTTCCAAAGCGTGACCGCGAAGGTATGGTCGGAGTTAGGCTCCGGCAGCGAGATCGCGCCTCTACGACGGCAGCTGCAGCGCACTCACCTCGACATACTGCTCGACCTGTTCCTGGACAGCGGGGGCACGGCGCCTCCGGACGCCAGGCTTCTGGCGGGTCACCACCTTCGCGCTCTGCGTGAGCGTATCTCGGCAGCCGAGAAGACCGCGAAGGGCGAATACGCACCGATCCACCTAGCAGAGTGTCGTATGCGCATTGACCGCGCATTGAACGCTCAGCAGGTGATTGGTCTTCCCGCACCGTCTCGCACCCCGAGCCTGCTGGAGCAGCTGCTGGGCGGTAGCTCCTCCGACAGGCGGTAG